Proteins from a single region of Belliella baltica DSM 15883:
- a CDS encoding PKD domain-containing protein: MKNKILLTFSTLLIIFSCNNEDQTPILPTGVIESSKEFYVVRDLVELKLESSSLVEKVTWDFGNGETSDNQIGRVLYTEPGIYEVKLTLTDTKGNTNVLTKKVIVGQYYGYEAILHRVSNGYDGTTGDVQLQLRNSFSDEEPFWASAVFENFDFEDLPLAIEIDVPLGGGNKYIVDSPVVRFIETNTGITLGGQGASTGYQYFEGEFFVGGLGTYSIKYRLVLPEE, encoded by the coding sequence ATGAAAAACAAGATACTTTTAACTTTTTCTACACTACTTATAATATTTTCATGCAATAATGAAGACCAAACACCAATACTACCTACAGGGGTAATTGAATCTTCTAAAGAATTTTATGTAGTACGAGATTTGGTTGAATTGAAATTAGAGTCATCTTCCTTAGTAGAAAAAGTTACATGGGATTTTGGTAATGGAGAAACTAGCGATAATCAGATTGGACGAGTTTTATACACCGAACCAGGAATTTATGAAGTCAAACTTACGCTAACAGATACTAAAGGAAACACCAATGTTCTTACCAAAAAAGTGATTGTAGGTCAATATTATGGGTATGAAGCCATCTTGCACAGAGTATCAAATGGATATGATGGGACGACTGGAGACGTTCAGCTTCAGTTGAGGAATTCTTTTTCGGACGAAGAACCTTTTTGGGCCAGTGCTGTCTTTGAAAACTTTGATTTCGAAGACCTTCCATTAGCAATTGAAATTGACGTTCCATTAGGAGGAGGTAATAAATATATTGTTGATAGTCCAGTTGTTAGATTTATTGAGACAAACACAGGAATAACTTTAGGAGGTCAAGGTGCCTCTACTGGATATCAATATTTTGAAGGTGAGTTTTTCGTAGGCGGTTTAGGCACGTATTCAATTAAATATAGGTTGGTACTGCCTGAAGAATAA
- a CDS encoding aminotransferase class I/II-fold pyridoxal phosphate-dependent enzyme: MDSIFPQYQLNRTIFAEGTEHLFFSGTAYLGISASSEFSAYLKEGIDIYGTNHGLSRINTVRLRVFEEFEIYFAHHAEAQKTAVYSSGFLAGHAVVSLLENKADAIFVAPHTHPAILSAAIQNQIDPAHNWIDSCIKFANQNEGKQILLIANAVDALKPEIHDFSWVRALSKNNNYTLLLDDSHAFGAVGEDVFGTYKRWKELPVDLVISGSLGKGLGLPAGIILGSHEFIRELTKQSIYRGASPPPPAYLWAFLQSQEIYRKQQQKLKDNIQFFKKLSQNLDLQTTKEDFPVFRFDDANLLQKLQEHQIIISSFPYPSPNDPPVHRIVISAWHEKEDLLALVKVLKI, encoded by the coding sequence ATGGATTCTATTTTTCCTCAATATCAACTCAATCGAACCATCTTCGCAGAAGGCACAGAACATCTTTTCTTTAGTGGGACCGCTTATCTAGGAATTTCGGCTTCTAGTGAGTTCTCGGCTTATCTTAAAGAGGGAATAGATATCTACGGAACTAACCATGGTCTGAGTAGAATTAATACTGTTCGTTTAAGGGTTTTTGAGGAGTTTGAGATCTACTTTGCACATCATGCTGAGGCGCAAAAAACTGCCGTCTACAGCAGTGGATTTTTAGCTGGTCATGCTGTGGTCTCTTTACTTGAAAACAAGGCTGACGCTATTTTTGTAGCTCCTCACACACATCCCGCTATTCTTTCAGCCGCTATTCAAAATCAAATCGATCCAGCACATAATTGGATTGACTCTTGTATCAAGTTTGCTAACCAAAATGAGGGTAAACAAATCTTATTAATCGCCAATGCTGTGGATGCTTTGAAACCTGAAATTCATGATTTCTCCTGGGTCAGAGCGCTTTCGAAAAACAATAATTATACGCTGTTGCTTGATGATAGCCATGCTTTTGGTGCTGTAGGGGAGGATGTTTTTGGGACGTATAAAAGGTGGAAAGAGCTTCCTGTGGATTTGGTGATTTCTGGTTCCTTAGGTAAAGGACTTGGTCTTCCAGCGGGGATTATTTTGGGTAGCCACGAATTCATCCGGGAACTCACTAAGCAATCTATTTATAGGGGAGCATCTCCACCGCCACCTGCTTATTTATGGGCTTTTCTGCAAAGTCAAGAAATCTATAGAAAGCAACAACAAAAATTAAAAGACAATATTCAGTTTTTCAAAAAGTTGTCACAGAATCTCGATTTGCAAACTACTAAGGAAGATTTTCCAGTATTTAGATTTGATGATGCTAACTTGTTGCAAAAGCTCCAAGAGCATCAAATCATCATCTCTTCCTTTCCCTATCCCTCACCAAACGACCCGCCCGTCCACCGAATCGTCATTTCAGCTTGGCACGAAAAAGAAGATTTATTGGCCTTGGTTAAGGTTTTAAAGATCTAA
- a CDS encoding CynX/NimT family MFS transporter, with protein sequence MSTEKSKQPFYLKSGFLFLGIMLVAFNLRPSITAIGPLVPLIRSDLGLSNGWAGFLTTLPLLTFATFSLFSASLGKKLGNPQAILLALFILLLGSTIRVLGGSDLLFIGTGLTGIGIVICNVLLIPLIKNRLPKKIGIVTASYSAGMTLTAAIASGISAPLAIDLDLGWQGSLLSWSALILVGILVWAPQIKVPKPIIQANINEIKINVWKSRLAWQVSLFMGVQSLLFFTLVAWLPDMMITRGLSAVEAGILISAMQIIGLIGTFISPIVAVKFKDQIGIILVLGAMYLLGFSSLFIHVLWINFIGLTLVGLALGSSISLAYTLIGLRTGSDQVTASLSGMAQSAGYYLAALGPLLFGIAFDIFSNWNHLIYLTLTFSILFIFFGLKSGRARVIGVGRLGN encoded by the coding sequence ATGTCAACAGAAAAATCGAAGCAGCCATTTTATCTTAAATCAGGATTTTTATTTCTAGGGATCATGTTGGTGGCATTCAACCTTCGTCCATCGATCACAGCTATTGGCCCACTTGTCCCTTTGATTCGATCAGATTTAGGATTATCGAATGGCTGGGCTGGTTTTTTGACCACTTTACCTCTTCTGACATTTGCCACTTTTTCTTTGTTTTCAGCGTCTTTGGGCAAAAAATTAGGGAATCCTCAAGCCATCTTACTTGCATTATTTATTCTACTTCTTGGGTCAACTATCCGAGTTCTAGGTGGATCAGATTTACTTTTTATCGGAACTGGGTTGACAGGCATCGGCATAGTAATTTGCAATGTGCTGCTTATTCCCCTGATCAAAAATCGACTTCCAAAAAAAATCGGAATCGTAACAGCATCTTATTCAGCAGGCATGACTTTAACCGCTGCAATTGCTTCAGGAATCAGTGCACCGTTAGCTATTGATTTGGATTTAGGTTGGCAAGGCTCCTTGTTGTCTTGGTCTGCTTTGATTCTAGTCGGAATCCTCGTTTGGGCACCACAAATCAAAGTCCCAAAACCTATCATTCAAGCCAATATCAATGAAATTAAAATTAATGTTTGGAAATCTAGGCTGGCATGGCAAGTGAGTTTGTTTATGGGAGTACAATCTTTACTATTCTTCACCTTGGTTGCTTGGCTTCCTGATATGATGATCACACGAGGACTTTCAGCTGTTGAAGCTGGAATTCTGATTTCTGCAATGCAAATCATTGGATTGATAGGAACATTTATTTCACCAATTGTCGCAGTGAAATTCAAAGATCAAATTGGAATTATTTTGGTATTGGGTGCAATGTACTTATTAGGATTTAGCTCATTATTTATCCATGTTTTATGGATCAACTTTATTGGCTTGACCCTGGTGGGATTGGCATTGGGTTCGAGTATTTCCTTGGCTTACACGTTGATTGGCTTGCGAACTGGAAGTGATCAAGTTACTGCATCTCTTTCTGGAATGGCACAATCAGCAGGATATTATTTGGCTGCTTTGGGACCTTTATTGTTTGGCATAGCATTCGATATTTTCAGTAACTGGAATCACTTAATTTACTTGACGCTTACTTTCTCCATCTTGTTCATCTTTTTTGGATTAAAGAGTGGCAGAGCAAGAGTAATTGGAGTTGGAAGATTGGGAAATTAA
- the hemH gene encoding ferrochelatase: MTKNKAKIGVLLVNLGTPDSTATGDVRKYLREFLMDGRVIDFPFIPRWMLVNLIIAPFRAPKSAKEYRKLWTDRGSPLLFHTEDLRDKLIPKLDSNKYIVEIAMRYQTPSIENGLKKLNQANVKKIIVIPLFPQYASATNGSVADRVMEIARTWQIIPNITFVNNFVEHPLFLQAWEELGREMMAKDEYEMYLFSYHGLPERQIRKGSVDGYCQLSDKCCGNYTKKNQFCYRGQCFHTTRLLAAKLGLPEEKVLTCFQSRLGKDPWIKPYTEDIIKELAEKGIKKVLVFSPAFVADCLETTVEVGEEYKEEFEELGGEKWDLVPSLNSSDTWVECVKDLVVTNS; this comes from the coding sequence ATGACAAAAAATAAAGCAAAAATAGGCGTCCTTTTAGTAAACCTTGGCACACCAGATAGTACTGCTACAGGAGATGTGAGAAAATATTTAAGAGAATTCTTGATGGATGGAAGAGTGATTGATTTTCCATTTATCCCTAGATGGATGCTTGTGAATTTGATTATTGCTCCATTCCGAGCGCCCAAATCTGCCAAAGAATACCGTAAACTGTGGACAGACCGAGGTTCTCCCCTACTTTTTCATACCGAAGATCTGCGTGACAAACTAATTCCAAAACTAGATTCTAATAAATACATTGTTGAAATAGCCATGCGCTATCAAACTCCAAGTATTGAGAATGGACTCAAAAAATTGAATCAAGCCAATGTAAAAAAAATCATTGTCATTCCACTTTTTCCTCAATATGCCTCAGCAACCAATGGCTCTGTAGCAGATCGGGTTATGGAAATCGCGAGAACTTGGCAAATCATTCCAAACATCACTTTCGTCAATAATTTTGTTGAGCATCCTCTATTCCTACAAGCTTGGGAAGAATTGGGAAGAGAGATGATGGCAAAAGACGAGTATGAAATGTATTTATTCTCCTATCATGGTTTGCCAGAAAGACAAATCAGAAAAGGATCGGTAGACGGATATTGCCAGCTTTCTGATAAATGCTGTGGAAATTACACCAAGAAAAACCAGTTCTGCTACCGAGGACAGTGCTTTCATACCACAAGATTACTAGCTGCTAAACTTGGTTTGCCAGAAGAAAAAGTCTTGACCTGTTTCCAATCAAGACTAGGAAAAGATCCCTGGATCAAACCTTACACAGAGGATATCATTAAGGAACTTGCAGAAAAAGGAATCAAAAAAGTACTTGTTTTTTCTCCTGCTTTTGTAGCTGACTGTTTAGAAACTACAGTAGAAGTAGGTGAGGAATACAAAGAAGAATTTGAAGAGCTTGGAGGAGAAAAATGGGATTTGGTTCCAAGTTTGAATTCCAGCGATACTTGGGTGGAATGTGTGAAGGATTTGGTGGTGACGAATAGTTGA
- a CDS encoding DUF4252 domain-containing protein, with the protein MKKYLLLSAAFLMLFAQSSFAQSKSVDALYQKHKNNPDFFHMDLGGNFMNFAKGFDIKLDEEQSSLLIRSLEKVKLFKLPAQSSSKAEFIGLRKGLEKEKFELMMEVSEKNNNVMIYTKGNSTINDIVLMVNDKNSDFIIIELKGDFDSKMLTEVGKTVGK; encoded by the coding sequence ATGAAAAAGTACCTTCTATTATCCGCCGCATTCTTGATGCTTTTTGCTCAAAGCAGTTTTGCTCAAAGCAAATCAGTTGATGCGCTTTATCAAAAACATAAAAATAACCCAGATTTCTTCCACATGGATCTTGGCGGTAACTTTATGAATTTTGCAAAAGGTTTTGACATCAAACTCGATGAAGAGCAATCTTCTCTACTTATTAGATCTCTTGAGAAAGTGAAGCTTTTCAAACTCCCCGCTCAATCTAGTTCCAAAGCTGAATTTATTGGACTTAGAAAAGGACTGGAAAAAGAAAAATTCGAGTTGATGATGGAAGTGAGTGAGAAAAACAACAATGTGATGATTTATACCAAAGGCAATTCAACGATCAATGATATCGTCTTGATGGTTAATGATAAGAACAGTGATTTTATCATTATCGAACTGAAAGGAGATTTTGATTCGAAGATGCTTACTGAAGTGGGGAAAACAGTAGGGAAGTAA